Proteins from a single region of Nitrospirota bacterium:
- a CDS encoding formate dehydrogenase accessory protein FdhE yields the protein MDKNTVDKKEKIAHLMEKNPAYSELLGFYGRIMDQISDSHPSLSVTGTPVRKDVLKVQTAEGFPMSNKEDFAIDVSSSSSLFTSICAIAENATSKLKKTIQKIHAAVKSGKLHREELLKKHSDPVYLENIAKKLKVDRNILRFLVHMSIKPSLHAYAQQMMAHADMKNWRRGYCPVCGSLPLISELRGEGERFFLCSFCGWNWHGERLRCPYCENGDHAKLHYLYAEGQAAYRVDLCDKCRQYIKTVDSRKLDYEPELDLEDIITIHLDIIASGKGYKKPVSALW from the coding sequence TTGGACAAAAATACCGTCGATAAAAAAGAAAAGATAGCGCATCTCATGGAAAAAAACCCTGCATACAGCGAGTTGCTGGGTTTTTATGGCAGGATAATGGATCAGATATCGGATTCTCATCCTTCACTGAGTGTTACCGGAACGCCTGTCAGGAAAGACGTACTGAAAGTTCAGACTGCTGAAGGCTTTCCCATGTCCAATAAAGAGGACTTTGCCATCGATGTCTCTTCCTCCTCCAGTCTGTTTACCTCAATATGCGCCATTGCCGAGAATGCGACATCGAAGCTGAAAAAAACCATTCAGAAAATACATGCAGCGGTGAAATCAGGGAAACTTCACCGAGAAGAATTACTGAAAAAACATTCTGATCCGGTCTATCTGGAAAATATCGCCAAAAAACTGAAAGTTGACAGGAATATCCTTCGTTTCCTGGTGCATATGAGCATTAAGCCTTCCCTGCACGCATATGCACAACAGATGATGGCACACGCAGATATGAAGAACTGGCGCAGAGGCTATTGCCCGGTCTGCGGATCCCTCCCATTGATATCGGAGTTGCGGGGTGAAGGAGAGCGGTTTTTTCTCTGTTCCTTCTGCGGATGGAACTGGCATGGTGAGCGTCTGAGATGCCCGTACTGCGAGAACGGAGACCATGCAAAGCTTCATTACCTTTACGCAGAGGGACAGGCGGCATACAGGGTTGATCTGTGCGACAAATGCAGGCAATATATAAAAACGGTAGACTCCCGCAAACTCGACTATGAACCGGAACTTGATTTGGAAGATATCATCACGATTCATCTCGATATCATAGCGTCCGGCAAGGGATACAAAAAACCTGTCTCAGCTCTCTGGTGA